CATCCGCAAAGAGCATGCGGTTATCGCTCTCATCTGCGGAGAGTCGCTGTACGGCGGTTTTATCGACAAATACGCGATCCGCCTCGATGCGGAAGACGTAAGCGCGGCACGGGAACGAATCAAAAACGCCGGACGCTGATTTTTTTGTCAGCGATATAAACGATATATGAAAGAGATCGTATTTAAAACACAGGGTTCATGCGCGAGGACGATCCGCTTTACCAAAAGCGATGACGGGCGCATAACGGACATCGCGTTTTCAGGCGGCTGCAACGGCAATTTAAAAGCGATTGCAAAACTCTGCGAGGGTATGACCGCCGAAGAGATTGCGGCAAAACTTGCCG
This Treponema socranskii subsp. buccale DNA region includes the following protein-coding sequences:
- a CDS encoding TIGR03905 family TSCPD domain-containing protein, which gives rise to MKEIVFKTQGSCARTIRFTKSDDGRITDIAFSGGCNGNLKAIAKLCEGMTAEEIAAKLAGNTCGFKKTSCADQLAKAVMSE